A region from the Triticum aestivum cultivar Chinese Spring chromosome 3D, IWGSC CS RefSeq v2.1, whole genome shotgun sequence genome encodes:
- the LOC123079357 gene encoding purple acid phosphatase 2, with product MGLANRIGAVALAVACAVLLLAVACRAGQTSEYRRLLGQAIDMPLDADVFRAPPGHNAPQQVHITQGNHDSTAMIISWVTTVEPGSSTVLYGTSEDNLNCSEKGKHSQYTFYKYTSGYIHHCTIKKLKFDTKYYYAVGTEETLRKFWFRTPPKSGPDVPYTFGLIGDLGQSFDSNVTLAHYESNSKAQAVLFVGDLTYADNYPYHDNTRWDTWARFVERNLAYQPWIWTAGNHEIDFAPELGETKPFKPYSSRYHTPYKSSGSTAPYWYSIKRASAYIIVLASYSAYGKYTPQYKWLESEFPKVNRSETPWLIVLMHAPWYNSYNYHYMEGESMRVMYEPWFVKYKVDLVFAGHVHAYERTHRISNVAYNIVNGLCSPIQDQSAPVYITIGDGGNQEGLATNMSEPQPSYSAFREASFGHAILDIKNRTHAYYAWHRNQDGAAVAADALWFTNRYWMPTDDSFDDV from the exons ATGGGGCTGGCCAACCGGATCGGCGCGGTGGCCCTGGCCGTGGCCTGCGCCGTCCTGCTGCTGGCCGTCGCGTGCCGGGCCGGCCAGACCAGCGAGTACCGGCGGCTGCTCGGCCAGGCCATCGACATGCCGCTCGACGCCGACGTCTTCCGCGCTCCGCCCGGCCACAATGCGCCGCAGCAG GTTCATATCACACAAGGCAACCATGACAGCACAGCCATGATAATCTCATGGGTGACAACAGTTGAACCTGGATCAAGCACAGTACTTTACGGGACTTCAGAAGATAATCTCAACTGTTCTGAAAAGGGAAAGCATTCGCAGTATACATTCTACAAATATACCTCGGGATACATTCATCATTGTACAATCAAGAAGCTGAAG TTTGACACAAAGTATTACTACGCCGTTGGAACTGAAGAGACGCTGAGGAAGTTTTGGTTCAGGACCCCTCCGAAAAGTGGACCAGATGTTCCATATACATTTGGTCTGATAG GTGATCTCGGTCAGAGTTTCGACTCAAATGTCACACTCGCTCATTACGAGTCCAATTCAAAAGCCCAGGCGGTGCTTTTCGTCGGGGACCTGACATATGCAGATAATTACCCATATCATGATAATACAAGGTGGGATACGTGGGCAAGATTTGTAGAACGGAATCTTGCATACCAGCCTTGGATCTGGACAGCTGGAAACCATGAGATAGATTTCGCTCCTGAACTT GGCGAAACGAAGCCATTCAAGCCATACAGCAGCAGGTATCACACACCATACAAGTCTTCCGGTAGCACGGCACCTTACTGGTATTCCATCAAAAGAGCCTCAGCCTATATCATTGTCTTGGCATCATACTCCGCATACG GAAAATACACCCCTCAGTACAAGTGGCTTGAATCCGAGTTCCCCAAGGTGAACAGGAGCGAGACGCCTTGGCTGATCGTTCTGATGCACGCCCCCTGGTACAACAGCTACAACTATCATTACATGGAAGGTGAAAGCATGAGAGTGATGTACGAGCCGTGGTTCGTGAAGTACAAAGTCGATCTCGTGTTTGCAGGGCATGTCCACGCCTACGAACGGACA CATAGGATATCAAATGTTGCATACAACATCGTAAATGGCTTGTGCTCCCCAATCCAAGACCAGTCCGCGCCGGTCTACATAACCATCGGCGATGGGGGGAATCAGGAAGGGCTGGCCACCAA CATGTCGGAGCCGCAGCCGAGCTACTCGGCCTTCAGGGAGGCGAGCTTCGGGCACGCCATCCTGGACATCAAGAACCGGACGCACGCCTACTACGCCTGGCACCGCAACCAGGACGGCGCCGCCGTGGCGGCAGACGCCCTCTGGTTCACCAACAGGTACTGGATGCCCACCGACGACTCCTTCGACGATGTCTGA